The Mycolicibacterium aurum genome segment TGACGATCGTGGTGATGGCACTCGGTATCGGCGGCATCGCGATCGGCGTGGTGGGGCCGCGCATCCTCGGGCACGCCACCGACCTGTTGTTCAGCGGTGTGATCGGCCGTCAGCTGCCCGCCGGCCTGACCAAGGAGCAGGCCGTCGAGGCCGCCAGGGCCAGGGGCGACGACACCTTCGCCGACCTGCTGTCGGGCATGACCGTGGTGCCGGGACAGGGCGTGGACTTCGGCGCCGTCGGCCGCACGCTGGCACTGGCGCTGGGCCTGTATCTGATTGCCGCGCTGCTGGTCTGGCTACAGGCCCGGCTGCTCAACGTCGTCGTGCAGCGCACCATGGTCTCGCTGCGCGCCGACGTCGAGGACAAGGTGCACCGGCTTCCGCTGCGGTACTTCGACTCCCGGCAGCGCGGCGAGGTGCTCAGCAGGGTCACCAACGACGTCGACAACCTGCAGCAGTCGCTGACGATGTCGATCACCCAGTTGCTGACCTCGGTACTGACCGTGGTGGCGGTACTGGTGATGATGCTGACGATCTCGCCGCTGCTGACCCTGCTCACCGTGGTGACGGTGCCGCTGTCGCTGTGGGTCACCCGCTCGATCGCCAGGCGGTCTCGCACGCTGTTCATCGCCCAGTGGACCAACACCGGCAGGCTCAACGCCCACATCGAAGAGACCTACAGCGGGTTCACCGTGGTCAAGACGTTCGGGCACCGCGCCCACGCCGAGGACCAGTTCCGCGAGCTCAACGACGACGTCTACCGCGCCAGCTTCGGCGCCCAGTTGCTGTCCGGGCTGGTGTCGCCCGCAACGATCTTCATCGGAAACCTGAGTTACGTGGCGGTGGCGGTGGTGGGCGGCCTGCAGGTCGCGACCGGGCAGATCACCCTCGGCGGCATCCAGGCCTTCATCCAGTACGTCCGCCAGTTCAATCAGCCGCTCACCCAGATCGCGGGCATGTACAACACCATGCAGTCCGGAATCGCCAGCGCCGAGCGGGTATTCGACCTGCTCGACGCCGAGGAGGAACAAACCGAACTGCCCGCCACCCTGCCGACGGGTGTGGACGGGCGCGAGGGCCGGGTGGAGTTCGACCGGGTGTGGTTCAGCTACCAGCCGGGCGCACCGGTGATCGAGGAGCTCTCCCTGATCGCCGAACCCGGATCCACCGTTGCGATCGTCGGGCCCACCGGGGCGGGCAAGACGACCCTGGTGAACCTCCTGATGCGCTTCTACGAGGTCGACTCGGGACGGATCCTGATCGACGGCGTCGACATCACGTCGGTGAGCCGGAGTTCGCTGCGCTCGCAGATCGGCATGGTGCTGCAGGACACGTGGCTGTTCGCCGGCACCATCTACGAGAACATCGCCTACGGACGCCCCGATGCCGACCGCGACGAGGTGATCGAGGCAGCCACGGCGGCGTACGTGGACAGGTTCGTGCAGACGCTGCCCGACGGATACGACACCCGCATCAACGACGGCGGCACGAACATCAGCGCCGGTGAGAAACAGCTGATCACGATCGCCCGCGCGGTACTGGCGCGCCCCCAGCTGTTGATTCTCGACGAGGCGACCAGCTCGGTGGACACCCGCACCGAGGTGCTGATCCAGCACGCCATGGCGCAGCTGCGCCGCGGTCGGACGAGTTTCATCATTGCGCACCGGCTTTCGACGATCCGGGATGCGGACGTCATCCTGGTCATGGAGTCCGGGAAGATCGTCGAACGCGGCACCCACAGCGAGCTGCTGGCGCGCCGGGGCGAGTACTGGTCGATGACACAGGCGTGACTCCGATCGCCGGTTTAAGCGTTGTGCTTCGTGCAGGATGGCGACATGACCACGGCGCCACGGACTGTGCACACCTTCTGCCGGTACTGCCTGGCGTCGTGCGGGGTCGAGGTGACGGTCGAGGACAACCGGGCGGTCAAGATCTCGGCCGACAAACAGAACCCACACAGCTGGCACGATTTCTGCGCCAAGGGCCGCACCGCCGCCAGGCTGGTCGAACACCCCCGGCGCATCCTGACCCCGATGCGTCGGGTCGGCGACTCCTATGTGGAGGCCACCTGGGATGAGGCGATCACCGATATCGCAGCCCGGATGAACGCCGTGATCGACGCCGACTGTCCCGACGCCGTCGGCGTGTACTACGGCAATCCGGCCGGCTTCTCGTCGTCGAACATCATCTTCATGAATGGCTGGCTGGACGCGGTCGACACCCGCAGCCGCTACTTCGTCGGATCGATCGACCAGAACGCGATGCACGTGGTTGCCGACGCCATGTACGGCTCGATCCTGATGGCCCCGGTGTCCGACATCGACAACTGCGACTACTTCCTGCTCGTCGGCACGAATCCGGCTGTGAGCGCCTGGAACTGGTTGGAGACGGTGCCGGGTGGATGGCGGCGGGCGCTGGCACGGCAGGCACAGGGCGCCACCATCGTCGTCGTCGACCCGGTGCGCACCGAGTCCGCCGACAAGGCCGACGTCCACCTGGCGGTGCGGCCCGCGCAGGATTGGGCACTGCTGCTCGCGATGGTCAAGGTGATCCTCGACGAGGGGCGCGAGCACGCGCCCGACTGCACCGACCTGGCGACCGGCGTCGAGGACCTCCGCGCTCTCGTCGCGGATGCCGACCTGGACGACCTGGCGCGGCGCTGCGACGTCGACCGCGCTGAGATCGAAAAGGTGGCACGGGATTTCGCCGCGGCCCGAGGCGCGATGGTCGTGACGCGCACCGGGGTCTCGATGCACCTGACGGGCACCATCGCGGAGTGGCTCGGGCACGTGCTGAACGTGATCACGGGACGGATGGACCGTCCCGGGGGCCGCCGGTTCGAGCCGGGCTACGTGGATGCGATCCGGTTGTCCGGAATGGCCGGGACGAGCGCGCACCGCAATCGGCTGTCGGGCCGCACCATGGTGGCGGGCGGCCATGCCCTGTCCGAACTGCCCGACGAGATCACCACGCCGGGGATCGGCCAGATTCGGGCGATGGTGATCAACTGCGGCAACCCGGTGGTCTCGGGTCCCGACGGGGCAAGACTGGACAGGGCGCTCGCGCAACTGGATCTGTTGGTGGCCATCGATTTCGTGCAGCGGGAGAGCCACCGCCATGCGCACTGGCTGCTGCCCGCCGTGCACTGGCTGGAGCGCGACGACCTGTTGGCCTTCACCAGCAACATGCACGATGAGCCCTATCTGCACTACGGCGCGAAGGCGGTCGAGCCGCCGCCGGGCGCGCGGCAGGAGTGGCGCATCTTCGTCGACCTGGCCATCGCGATGGGCAAGCCGCTGTTCCGCGCCACGGGGTTCAACAGCTTCATCACGGCGACGCGCCGGGCGGCCCGGCTGACTCGCAGGCCCGGGCTCGCGTTCACCCCGCGTTGGGTCGACCGCCTGGTGCTCGCGACGGGGCGCAAGGTCGACGGCCGCAGGATTCGCTGGCGCGACGTGATGGCGCATCCGCACGGTTGGGTGCTGGGGCCACGGGAGTTCGGCCACTTCCGGTCAGCGTTACGCACCCCGGACAAGAGGGTGCACGTGGCACCGCCCGCGTTCATCGCCCGCGCCCGCGAGCTGCTCGCGGAGCCTGCGCCGGCGGCACCCGCCGACTACCCGTTCCAGCTGGCCAACCGCCGGCACCGGCACTCCATGAACTCCTGGTTGAACGAGCTGCCAGGGCTGCACCCGGCGGGCAAGGGCAGCGAGGTGGTCATCCACCCCGAAGACGCGTCGCGCCTCGGAATCGACGACGGCGACAGTGTGCGCGTGCACTCCCCCGTCGGGTCCGTCGAGCTGACCGCCGCGGTGTCCGACCAACCCAGGCCCGGGGTGGTCATCATCGACCACGGTTGGGGTTCAAGAGTTTTCGATCCGCGAGGACACGAGCCGGCGGAGTCGTTCGGCGTCAACCGCAACCTTCTGGTCGATGCCGGCCCGGTGGACCCGCTGTCGCAGACCCCGGCGCTGAACTCCGCCTACGTGGCCGTCGAACGCGCCGGCTAGATCTGCGGGCCCTCCGTGCGCAGGTCGTCCACCTCACGCATGGCGTCCCGCAGCTTGCCGAGCCACTCGTCGGCGTGCTCGCCGACCAGCCGTACCGACCAGACCAGCGCGTCCGACCGCGACCGGGCCACGCCCGCGTCGACGAGAGTGTCGAGAACCTGACGCTCAGGCTGCCGCAGGCGCGTCATCACCGGTACCGCCAAGTGGGTGAACAGGATTCGTTCGGTGGCCCCGTCCCCCGCTGATCCGGCAGGGATTTCCACGCCCCAGGACACCTTGCGGCCGAAGCGGGCTTCGGCTTCGTCGGCGATCTGCATGCGTTCGCCGCGGGTCTGCTCGCGGAACCGGGCCGCCCGCCCGGACGCGCGAGCTTCGCTTTCGGCACCGTCGTGGTTCTCGGGTTCCGGGAGGCGTCCGATGACGGTGATCTCTTCGCGGTCGACGATGACCTCGGGGTCACCGGCGAACCAAGTGTCAGGAAGGCGTCCGCCGAACCAGTCGGGGGCGTCGGCGGCATCGGGCTGGTCGGCCTGTTGCCAGCCGCCGGAGCGACTGGAGCGGCGGCCGTGGGGATGATGTCTCATGATTACATGATTACACCGTTGCAGAGGTCGCGGGGTGCCGTTCACCGTCAGCGGAAACAGCAGGTGCGCAGTGGGGGCGCAAGCCGTACTGACGCCCCTAGTTGCGCTTCATCAACACGGCCGCGCCGCCACCGAGCACCAGAGCAATCAGCAGCACCGTGGCCCACCCCGCGCCTGCCAGCCACCACACCAGGGCGAGCCCGATCACCGCGGGCGACAGCGCGAACAGCACCATGCCAGGGTGCTGCCTGATGACCGCGAGGGCGCCCTGAGCACGCTGACGGTCGATTTCCTTGGCCATGTCTCCAGAATGCCAGCTGACCCGCGGCCGACGGCGCATAGGCTTGGAGCCGACGACTGCGACGACGGCAAAGGAGGCGGCGGTGACTGGACCGGGACAAGGAAATTGGCACCCTGACCCCGAGGGGCGCTTCGACTACCGATGGCACGACGGACAGCAGTGGACCGACCAGGTGTCCCACCACGGTCAGGTGCACAGCTCACCTCTCGGCGGCGGCCCCGGGCCGCAAGCGCAGGCGTCGCCCGCTCAGTACCAGCCGGAACAAGGACAAGCGCAGCATCAGGCGCAGCCGGTGCCCGGCGGGGCCGACGGATTCAGCGGCATCACCGGCGACCTCGTCGACGGACGGTTCAGCGAGAAGGAAGCCAAGCCGATCGCGAACCAGAACTCGAAGCTTCTTCGCGTGCGGTTGGGCGAACCGTTCATGGCGCGGCAGGGATCGATGGTCGCCTACCAGGGCAACGTCGACTTCGCGTTCGAAGGTGGCGGCGCGTCGAAGTTCCTCAAGAAAGCGCTCACCGGCGAAGGTTTGCCGTTGATGCGATGCCAGGGACAGGGCGACGTGTTCCTCGCCGAGCGGTCCTACGACGTTCACCTGCTGAACCTGAACAACTCGGGGTTGTCGATCAGCGGCAAGAACGTGCTGGCGTTCTCGTCGAGCCTGGACTGGAACATCGAGCGGGTCAAGGGCGGCAGCATGGTCGCCGGCGGACTGTTCAACACCACGCTGCGCGGCAGCGGATGGGTGGCGCTGACCACCGACGGTCCGCCGGTGGTCCTCAACGCGGCCGAGGCGCCGACGTTCGCGGACACCAACGCAGTCGTGGCGTGGTCGGCCAACCTGCAGACGCAGCTGAAGACCAGCTTCAAGGCCGGCGCGCTGATCGGTCGCGGCTCCGGTGAGGCGATGCAGGTGTCGTTCTACGGCAACGGATTCGTCATCGTGCAGCCCTCGGAGGGCATCCAGGTCGCGACGGCGCAGTAGGTCACAGCTCGAGAAGAACGGTCACCGGCCCGTCGTTGACCAGCTCGACTTTCATGTGGGCGCCGAAGGCACCGGTCGCCACCTCGGCGCCCAGTGCCGTGAGCGCGTCGGCAACTGCGTCCACCAGCGGCTCGGCGACAGCGCCAGGCGCGGCGGCGTTCCACGTCGGCCGTCTCCCCTTGGTGGTGTTGCCGTACAGCGTGAACTGACTGACCACCAGGATCGGCGCACCGATGTCACTTGCCGACTTCTCGTCGTCGAGAATCCGCAACTGCCAGAGCTTTTCGGCCAGTCGCTGCGCCTTGGCGGCATCGTCGTCGTGCGTCACGCCGACCAACGCGAGCAGCCCCTGACCCTGCGGGCTGATCTCGCCGACGGTCTCACCCGCCACCGTCACCCGCGCTGACGTGACCCGCTGCACCAGGATTCGCATGTCGCGAACCTACAGTGACCCCAGGATCCCCTTCATCGTGTCGATCTCGCGCTGCTGGGTCTCGATGATCTCGTGGGCGAGGTGCACGGCGTCCTCGGCCTGACCCTGGTCGACCTCGGTCTGCGCCATCGTCACCGCGCCTTCGTGATGCGCGATCATTCCGGTGAGGAACTGCCTGCTTGCATCGACACCCTCGGCTTGCCGGAGCTGACCGAGCTGCTCGTCGCTCATCATCCCCATCGCGGCGTGGTCGCCGCCCATGTCATGGCCCTCATGGCCGGACGCGGCCGGGGTGCCCCACTGGGTGAGCCACTGCTTCATGGTCGCAATCTCGGGGCCCTGCGCCGCCTTGATCTGGGTGGCGAGCTCGGTGACCCGCGGGTCGATGCCCTGTTTGGCCAGCACGATGTCACTCATCACGATGGCCTGTTCATGGTGCGGGATCATGTCGCGCGCGAAGGTGGCATCGGCCTCGTTATGGGCACCGTTGTGAGACTGCGCGCCGTCGGCAGACTGCGAGGTCGGCTCGTGCTCGTGGGTTCCGTGGTCGTGTTCTGCGGCCTCGGTCCCCACATCGCTGCACCCGGACAACACCAGCGCGAGGGTGGCCCCCACGGCGCCCGCCCCCGCCAGCAGACTGCGTTTCGACAACAACTCCATGCTCCCTTCCAAATCAATACCCTAGGGGGGTATGGTACCTAGTAGGTCACGCGACCACGGAGAGGAGTCCCCATGAGCACCACCACCATCACCGTCGAGGGTATGAGCTGCGGTGGATGCGCCAATTCCGTGCGCGCCGAGCTCACCGGCATCCCAGGCGTCGTCGAGGTCGACGTGGACGTCTCCAACGGTACGGTGACCATCGCCAGCGATGCCCCCGTCGACAGCGCCGCCATCCGGGCCGCCGTCGAAGAGGCCGGCTACACATTGGCCGGCTGACATGACGGCCGCCGCGAAGATCGCCGTATTCGTCGCCATGCTGGTCGTGGTGTTCGCGGCCGCCCTGTGGGTGGGCAACGCATTCGGACCCAATCCCGACATCGCGATTCCCCATCCGGTCACGGGTGGGCATCCGTGAACACTCTCGAGCTGTCCATCGGCGGGATGACATGCGCCTCGTGCGCCGCGCGGGTTGAGAAGAAGCTCAACAAGCTCGACGGCGTCATTGCGACCGTCAACTTCGCGACCGAGAAGGCGCGCGTCGAGTTCGGCGAGAACGTCTCCCCCGACCAGCTCGTCACGGCGGTGGAGTCGGCCGGTTACCACGCGGCACTGCCCGACCTCTCGAGCCACGACGCCGACGATGCCGACGGCGCACCGGATCCGACAGCGGCGCTGCGCCGCCGCCTGCTGATCTGCATCGCCCTGTCCGTTCCCGTCATCGCGATGGCGATGGCACCGGTACTGCAGTTCACGTACTGGCAGTGGCTGTCGTTGACCCTGGCTGCGCCGGTGGTGGTCTGGGGCGCATGGCCGTTCCATCAGGCGGCGTGGACGAACCTGCGGCATGCGAGTGCCACGATGGACACCCTGATCTCCGTCGGCACCCTGGCTGCATTCGGGTGGTCGATCTATGCGTTGTTCTGGGGCACCGCGGGCGTGCCGGGGATGACGCACCCGTTCGAGCTGACCATCGGACGCAGCGACGGCAGCGCCAACATCTACCTCGAAGCCGCGGCAGGGGTGACGACGTTCATCCTGGCCGGGCGATACTTCGAAGCACGGGCCAAGCGGCAGGCCGGTGCCGCGCTGCGGGCCTTGCTGGAACTCGGTGTCAAAGAGGTGACCGTCCGCCGAGCCGGTGCAGAGCACCGCATCCCGATCGACCAACTG includes the following:
- a CDS encoding DUF305 domain-containing protein, producing MLSKRSLLAGAGAVGATLALVLSGCSDVGTEAAEHDHGTHEHEPTSQSADGAQSHNGAHNEADATFARDMIPHHEQAIVMSDIVLAKQGIDPRVTELATQIKAAQGPEIATMKQWLTQWGTPAASGHEGHDMGGDHAAMGMMSDEQLGQLRQAEGVDASRQFLTGMIAHHEGAVTMAQTEVDQGQAEDAVHLAHEIIETQQREIDTMKGILGSL
- a CDS encoding heavy-metal-associated domain-containing protein yields the protein MSTTTITVEGMSCGGCANSVRAELTGIPGVVEVDVDVSNGTVTIASDAPVDSAAIRAAVEEAGYTLAG
- the dtd gene encoding D-aminoacyl-tRNA deacylase, coding for MRILVQRVTSARVTVAGETVGEISPQGQGLLALVGVTHDDDAAKAQRLAEKLWQLRILDDEKSASDIGAPILVVSQFTLYGNTTKGRRPTWNAAAPGAVAEPLVDAVADALTALGAEVATGAFGAHMKVELVNDGPVTVLLEL
- a CDS encoding AIM24 family protein; this translates as MTGPGQGNWHPDPEGRFDYRWHDGQQWTDQVSHHGQVHSSPLGGGPGPQAQASPAQYQPEQGQAQHQAQPVPGGADGFSGITGDLVDGRFSEKEAKPIANQNSKLLRVRLGEPFMARQGSMVAYQGNVDFAFEGGGASKFLKKALTGEGLPLMRCQGQGDVFLAERSYDVHLLNLNNSGLSISGKNVLAFSSSLDWNIERVKGGSMVAGGLFNTTLRGSGWVALTTDGPPVVLNAAEAPTFADTNAVVAWSANLQTQLKTSFKAGALIGRGSGEAMQVSFYGNGFVIVQPSEGIQVATAQ
- a CDS encoding ABC transporter ATP-binding protein yields the protein MGGPMRGNEPPQVRSRDFTASAVRLLRRLIPQRGLTIVVMALGIGGIAIGVVGPRILGHATDLLFSGVIGRQLPAGLTKEQAVEAARARGDDTFADLLSGMTVVPGQGVDFGAVGRTLALALGLYLIAALLVWLQARLLNVVVQRTMVSLRADVEDKVHRLPLRYFDSRQRGEVLSRVTNDVDNLQQSLTMSITQLLTSVLTVVAVLVMMLTISPLLTLLTVVTVPLSLWVTRSIARRSRTLFIAQWTNTGRLNAHIEETYSGFTVVKTFGHRAHAEDQFRELNDDVYRASFGAQLLSGLVSPATIFIGNLSYVAVAVVGGLQVATGQITLGGIQAFIQYVRQFNQPLTQIAGMYNTMQSGIASAERVFDLLDAEEEQTELPATLPTGVDGREGRVEFDRVWFSYQPGAPVIEELSLIAEPGSTVAIVGPTGAGKTTLVNLLMRFYEVDSGRILIDGVDITSVSRSSLRSQIGMVLQDTWLFAGTIYENIAYGRPDADRDEVIEAATAAYVDRFVQTLPDGYDTRINDGGTNISAGEKQLITIARAVLARPQLLILDEATSSVDTRTEVLIQHAMAQLRRGRTSFIIAHRLSTIRDADVILVMESGKIVERGTHSELLARRGEYWSMTQA
- a CDS encoding molybdopterin-containing oxidoreductase family protein, translated to MTTAPRTVHTFCRYCLASCGVEVTVEDNRAVKISADKQNPHSWHDFCAKGRTAARLVEHPRRILTPMRRVGDSYVEATWDEAITDIAARMNAVIDADCPDAVGVYYGNPAGFSSSNIIFMNGWLDAVDTRSRYFVGSIDQNAMHVVADAMYGSILMAPVSDIDNCDYFLLVGTNPAVSAWNWLETVPGGWRRALARQAQGATIVVVDPVRTESADKADVHLAVRPAQDWALLLAMVKVILDEGREHAPDCTDLATGVEDLRALVADADLDDLARRCDVDRAEIEKVARDFAAARGAMVVTRTGVSMHLTGTIAEWLGHVLNVITGRMDRPGGRRFEPGYVDAIRLSGMAGTSAHRNRLSGRTMVAGGHALSELPDEITTPGIGQIRAMVINCGNPVVSGPDGARLDRALAQLDLLVAIDFVQRESHRHAHWLLPAVHWLERDDLLAFTSNMHDEPYLHYGAKAVEPPPGARQEWRIFVDLAIAMGKPLFRATGFNSFITATRRAARLTRRPGLAFTPRWVDRLVLATGRKVDGRRIRWRDVMAHPHGWVLGPREFGHFRSALRTPDKRVHVAPPAFIARARELLAEPAPAAPADYPFQLANRRHRHSMNSWLNELPGLHPAGKGSEVVIHPEDASRLGIDDGDSVRVHSPVGSVELTAAVSDQPRPGVVIIDHGWGSRVFDPRGHEPAESFGVNRNLLVDAGPVDPLSQTPALNSAYVAVERAG